In Thunnus thynnus chromosome 20, fThuThy2.1, whole genome shotgun sequence, a single window of DNA contains:
- the cdc42ep1a gene encoding cdc42 effector protein 1 — translation MNLQEKLSGLKGLVSHSKRRFKGDLTVDMISPPLGDFRHTMHVGRGGDVFGDTSFLSNHGGTANGNNAETDSISNPDNKIGAFFSRTIRQIRRSSDNRPREGSKDLSPPPPAVSPIIKNAISLPRLDVDMPNGSPTTKVLFPSSQSTPEEKKSSYGLESGFVTLPRLSRSERQQPSISIPTSCSPGIHRGSLTDPTDAILSTCSASIVTSDPKPTTTAYSDSLPSLTSLDTFTFDLGPSLMSEVFGLIDSQPEEHSHAWEGEELGSACGLTNDGSEMDSATISYVDSLLKEDCGGRKSPHGAEWDEEGGSVTEVNGVGLSVKVPDVVMGSPERVRLGMAMESERFQSATDVLARHYGVSGLLKGQSRMEAADSERMTVSQPQKKMSYSYMDDEDEIKV, via the exons ATGAATCTTCAGGAAAAGCTCTCAGGCCTTAAAGGTCTTGTCTCTCATAGCAAGCGCCGCTTTAAAGGCGACCTCACGGTGGACATGATCAGCCCCCCTCTGGGTGACTTCCGCCACACCATGCACGTTGGCCGTGGTGGCGATGTGTTCGGGGACACCTCCTTCCTCAGCAACCATGGCGGGACAGCCAACGGGAACAACGCGGAAACGGATTCTATCTCCAACCCTGACAACAAGATCGGGGCGTTCTTCTCCAGGACCATCCGTCAAATCAGGAGGAGCTCAGACAACCGACCCAGAGAAGGATCCAAGGATCTGTCGCCGCCGCCTCCCGCCGTTTCTCCCATAATCAAGAACGCCATCTCCCTCCCCAGGCTGGATGTGGATATGCCCAATGGGAGTCCCACCACCAAAGTGCTCTTCCCCAGTTCTCAAAGCACtccagaggagaagaaaagctCTTATG GGCTGGAGTCTGGTTTCGTCACTCTGCCTCGCCTCTCCCGCTCTGAGCGTCAGCAGCCCTCCATCTCCATCCCCACCTCCTGCTCCCCTGGCATCCACCGCGGCTCTCTGACCGACCCCACTGATGCCATCTTATCCACCTGCTCTGCCTCGATTGTGACCTCCGACCCCAAACCCACTACCACCGCCTACTCTGactcccttccctccctcacCTCCCTGGACACCTTCACCTTTGACCTCGGCCCCTCCCTCATGAGTGAGGTTTTCGGGCTAATCGACAGCCAACCAGAGGAGCATAGCCACGCCTGGGAGGGAGAAGAGTTGGGGTCAGCATGTGGGTTGACCAACGATGGATCGGAGATGGACTCAGCCACTATCTCATACGTGGATTCCCTGCTGAAGGAGGACTGCGGGGGCAGGAAGAGCCCGCACGGGGCCGAATGGGATGAGGAGGGGGGTAGTGTGACGGAGGTGAACGGAGTCGGGCTTTCTGTTAAAGTACCTGATGTTGTGATGGGCTCACCTGAGCGGGTGAGGTTAGGGATGGCGATGGAGAGTGAGCGGTTCCAGAGCGCCACAGATGTGCTTGCACGCCATTATGGGGTCAGCGGCCTCTTAAAGGGACAGAGCAGGATGGAGGCTGCTGATTCAGAGAGGATGACCGTCAGCCAGCCACAGAAGAAAATGTCCTACAGTTACAtggatgatgaggatgaaatCAAGGTCTAA